In one Candidatus Nanopelagicus limnes genomic region, the following are encoded:
- the tsaB gene encoding tRNA (adenosine(37)-N6)-threonylcarbamoyltransferase complex dimerization subunit type 1 TsaB: MSNVLAIDTSTSKTSVALICDGKVTFNQSHIDPLAHGEVLPKLVSQALVLNNKIDLVAVGMGPGPFTGLRVGIAFAQSFALASEIDWVGVCSLDAMAAGINKDEFIISTDARRKERFWARYKDGIRITEPAVSNASELEKFGIPVLNEGEYYPDPAALAKIAQSSKSVEQPIYIRKPDAYPLPIGVKFRPMTALDLVSATAIEKEVYAKAAWSAGQFKEEFAKAPKTAHYLAAEFEGQLIAYAGIFYVADVADIHTITVAADYRRKGIGRELLKRLIDWARVKKAQAIMLEMRLGNDQARPLYESFGFIEISRRENYYGPGLTAVVMRKELK; encoded by the coding sequence ATGAGCAATGTATTAGCGATTGATACCTCAACCTCAAAAACCTCCGTTGCACTAATTTGTGATGGCAAAGTTACATTTAATCAATCACATATTGACCCACTTGCTCATGGTGAAGTACTACCAAAGCTGGTTTCACAAGCACTCGTGCTAAACAACAAAATAGATTTAGTTGCTGTTGGTATGGGCCCTGGCCCATTTACTGGCTTAAGAGTTGGAATAGCTTTTGCTCAAAGTTTTGCACTTGCTTCTGAAATTGATTGGGTTGGAGTTTGCTCACTAGATGCGATGGCTGCTGGCATTAATAAAGATGAATTTATAATTTCAACTGATGCCAGACGTAAAGAGAGATTTTGGGCAAGGTATAAAGATGGTATTCGAATAACTGAGCCAGCAGTTAGTAATGCAAGTGAATTAGAAAAGTTTGGCATCCCAGTACTAAATGAGGGTGAGTACTATCCAGATCCAGCGGCGTTAGCCAAAATCGCGCAAAGTAGTAAATCTGTTGAACAACCAATTTACATAAGAAAACCAGATGCTTATCCACTTCCAATCGGGGTTAAGTTTCGGCCGATGACAGCACTGGATTTAGTAAGTGCAACTGCAATTGAAAAAGAGGTTTATGCAAAGGCTGCTTGGAGTGCTGGGCAATTTAAAGAGGAGTTTGCTAAGGCGCCCAAAACTGCGCATTACTTAGCTGCTGAGTTTGAAGGGCAATTAATTGCATATGCCGGAATTTTCTATGTTGCAGATGTGGCTGACATTCACACAATAACTGTGGCAGCAGATTACCGGCGAAAAGGTATTGGCCGAGAGTTGTTAAAGCGGCTAATTGATTGGGCCAGAGTTAAAAAAGCACAAGCAATAATGCTTGAAATGAGATTAGGAAATGATCAGGCCCGTCCCCTGTATGAATCCTTTGGATTTATTGAAATTTCTAGAAGAGAGAATTACTACGGCCCAGGATTAACTGCTGTTGTAATGCGCAAGGAGCTTAAGTAA
- the tsaE gene encoding tRNA (adenosine(37)-N6)-threonylcarbamoyltransferase complex ATPase subunit type 1 TsaE — protein sequence MNIQINSPEQMFELGEKIGRQLKPSDVVVLNGELGAGKTVLTQGIASAFKILGVTSPTFVISRIHKGNPNFIHIDAYRLLDSNPSNFADLDFESYLASSVFVIEWGKDFVSTLTDQYLEINIDRGQKDDQRQVEFVMVGDRWDNFKL from the coding sequence ATGAATATTCAAATTAATTCACCCGAGCAGATGTTTGAGTTAGGTGAAAAAATCGGCCGGCAATTAAAGCCATCAGATGTGGTGGTATTAAATGGTGAACTAGGTGCTGGCAAGACGGTATTAACTCAAGGAATTGCATCAGCATTTAAAATATTAGGAGTCACCTCACCAACATTTGTGATTAGTCGAATTCATAAGGGAAATCCAAATTTCATTCACATTGATGCCTATCGATTACTGGACTCTAATCCAAGTAATTTTGCAGATTTAGATTTTGAAAGTTATTTAGCAAGCAGTGTGTTTGTGATTGAGTGGGGTAAAGATTTTGTTTCAACCCTTACCGATCAATACTTAGAGATAAATATTGATCGTGGGCAAAAAGATGATCAACGCCAAGTAGAGTTTGTAATGGTGGGAGATCGTTGGGATAACTTTAAATTATGA
- a CDS encoding DUF6351 family protein, with translation MKNLKLTKGLVALSSAALIAAFTVAVPTVARAADDCQETTILSGIKVVDIEKCTGTDMNKSKYEIIMPAKFNGTLMVYSHGIRYNVNLPAIPVVAPKGSLINYAADVAPSEEVAAALLAQGFALAGAGVQNQGWNLEESVESALQVLTIARDKYSKINKVVTWGNSLGGLAAQSLAEQMPGAVDAVAPMCIADSAQAEITMAGDFLWGMKTLFNPAIKGTNYSAGQAGYVEMLTDLGTVLTTLGALSAAIAANPTAPAWPSTTTAPAALQALPVRSVVLLLGLMAGIPTQSNTYDASSGPAGASETTFGLVLSPALAVLENGAEAAILAVIANYDMEVRYGGVVFDNSTTNYAARVAEELDQFAAPLTGRSNATAVLGYLSLMPRVKANAAAVAKMNSVYQLQGKIEVPTIQLAATADQIAPAGAAQYLKNQYEASVASGVSKSGKLLTIWNKPDDSYTQFSSAGAPITPAVKTNGTGHCNYTTSQILAIAKLAASAAKTGKLPSNSAVKAAIKNEPNLFVDPNFAAPLLKFRQ, from the coding sequence ATGAAAAATCTAAAACTAACTAAGGGTCTAGTTGCCCTTTCTTCAGCTGCATTAATCGCAGCATTCACAGTAGCTGTTCCAACAGTTGCTCGTGCTGCTGATGATTGCCAAGAGACAACCATTCTTTCTGGCATCAAAGTAGTTGATATTGAAAAGTGCACAGGCACAGATATGAACAAGTCCAAGTATGAAATCATCATGCCAGCCAAGTTCAATGGCACATTGATGGTTTACTCACATGGAATTCGTTACAACGTCAACCTGCCAGCAATCCCAGTAGTTGCACCTAAGGGTTCACTAATTAATTACGCAGCTGATGTTGCACCATCTGAAGAGGTTGCCGCAGCACTTCTAGCGCAAGGTTTTGCGTTAGCTGGAGCTGGTGTGCAAAACCAAGGATGGAACCTTGAAGAGAGCGTTGAATCAGCTCTTCAGGTATTAACAATTGCCCGTGACAAGTACTCAAAGATCAACAAAGTTGTAACTTGGGGTAATTCACTAGGTGGGCTTGCCGCACAGTCACTGGCTGAACAAATGCCAGGAGCGGTCGATGCTGTAGCACCAATGTGTATTGCAGATTCAGCTCAGGCTGAAATTACAATGGCTGGAGATTTCCTATGGGGTATGAAGACATTATTCAACCCAGCAATTAAGGGAACAAATTACTCAGCTGGTCAAGCAGGTTATGTTGAAATGCTTACAGATCTTGGCACAGTGCTGACTACCTTGGGAGCTTTATCAGCAGCAATCGCTGCTAATCCAACTGCTCCAGCATGGCCATCAACTACAACTGCGCCAGCTGCTTTACAAGCGCTTCCAGTGCGAAGCGTTGTATTGCTTCTTGGTCTAATGGCAGGCATTCCAACTCAATCAAATACTTATGATGCTTCATCAGGTCCTGCTGGTGCATCTGAGACCACATTTGGTTTGGTACTAAGCCCAGCGCTTGCTGTTCTAGAAAACGGAGCAGAAGCTGCGATCCTTGCAGTTATTGCTAACTATGACATGGAGGTTCGCTACGGTGGAGTTGTCTTTGATAACTCAACTACAAATTATGCAGCCCGTGTTGCAGAAGAATTAGATCAGTTTGCTGCACCATTAACTGGTCGAAGCAACGCTACTGCTGTTCTTGGTTACCTTTCATTAATGCCTCGCGTAAAAGCAAATGCTGCTGCGGTTGCAAAGATGAATAGCGTCTATCAACTACAGGGCAAGATTGAAGTTCCAACTATTCAACTTGCCGCAACTGCTGATCAAATTGCTCCAGCAGGAGCTGCTCAATACTTGAAGAATCAGTATGAAGCATCTGTTGCAAGTGGTGTATCAAAGTCAGGCAAACTTCTAACAATTTGGAATAAGCCAGATGATTCATATACCCAGTTCTCATCAGCCGGCGCACCTATTACGCCAGCTGTTAAAACAAATGGAACAGGTCACTGCAACTACACAACTAGCCAAATCCTGGCTATTGCAAAACTTGCAGCATCTGCAGCCAAGACTGGCAAGCTTCCTTCTAACTCAGCTGTAAAGGCTGCAATTAAGAATGAGCCAAACTTGTTTGTTGATCCAAACTTCGCAGCACCATTGCTGAAGTTCCGTCAATAA
- a CDS encoding ABC transporter substrate-binding protein, whose amino-acid sequence MIRNKSMKRAILASAIVATSAMVLSTVPAHADSTGVTATSIKLGVSTPLTGSAGLVYGKVPGAMRAYFDYINANGGVNGRKISLVIRDDKYLPTLAATQTTNLILKDKVFALVGALGTATHSKAYTAAALAKNNVPDLFINTGFSGFTNKAKYPTTFMVLPTYNMEAKVMAKVIKDNFPGQATFMIAQDDEFGSDGVAGFTTAGHKFTLSPTLYPQGTMTAARAEGALAALGAVPGKPVLVLFGTTDVTAIILKAAEKLELTKKFTFLAGSVGADANTLLALGVKSTTIDGIVSASFMPDAKDLTDPYVKQFIDINTKYNKGITFDNYVLAGMNSAMLTVQALRAAGKNLTRAGLMSAIEAKGSTFASAGLVPLGYSATSRVGYNGYWVSQLNAKGEGKPYGGKLVVYTTDSGAGAVEVSNFVRPTMPKNGIPTNS is encoded by the coding sequence ATGATCAGAAACAAAAGTATGAAGCGAGCAATCCTTGCTTCAGCGATTGTGGCAACAAGCGCCATGGTGCTCAGCACTGTGCCCGCTCATGCCGATTCGACAGGCGTAACAGCAACTTCGATTAAGTTGGGTGTTTCAACCCCTCTTACCGGATCAGCTGGACTTGTATACGGCAAGGTGCCAGGAGCCATGCGCGCCTACTTCGACTACATCAATGCAAATGGTGGAGTAAATGGTCGCAAGATCTCACTAGTTATTCGTGATGACAAGTACCTGCCAACACTTGCAGCTACTCAAACCACAAACCTAATTTTAAAGGACAAAGTTTTTGCACTAGTTGGCGCACTTGGAACTGCTACACACTCCAAGGCTTACACAGCAGCCGCTCTTGCTAAGAACAATGTTCCTGATCTATTTATAAACACCGGCTTCAGTGGATTTACTAATAAGGCTAAGTACCCAACTACATTTATGGTGCTTCCAACGTACAACATGGAAGCAAAGGTGATGGCAAAGGTAATTAAGGATAATTTCCCAGGCCAAGCCACATTTATGATCGCTCAAGATGATGAGTTTGGTTCAGATGGTGTTGCAGGATTTACAACAGCGGGTCACAAATTCACATTATCACCAACACTTTACCCACAGGGAACCATGACTGCAGCTAGAGCTGAAGGTGCTCTTGCCGCTCTTGGCGCTGTACCAGGAAAGCCAGTATTGGTTTTGTTTGGAACAACTGATGTGACTGCCATAATCTTGAAGGCAGCAGAGAAGTTAGAGCTAACTAAGAAGTTTACTTTCTTGGCAGGTTCAGTCGGTGCTGATGCAAACACTCTGCTTGCGCTAGGTGTTAAGTCAACAACTATTGATGGCATCGTTTCTGCAAGCTTTATGCCAGATGCAAAGGATCTAACTGATCCATATGTTAAGCAATTCATTGATATCAACACTAAGTACAACAAGGGAATCACCTTTGATAACTACGTACTTGCTGGAATGAACTCAGCGATGCTAACTGTGCAGGCACTACGTGCTGCTGGTAAGAACCTAACTCGTGCCGGACTTATGTCTGCAATTGAAGCTAAGGGATCAACCTTTGCTAGCGCAGGATTAGTTCCACTTGGTTATTCAGCTACTAGCCGTGTTGGTTACAACGGTTACTGGGTAAGCCAATTAAACGCTAAGGGTGAAGGAAAGCCATACGGCGGCAAACTAGTTGTTTACACAACTGATTCAGGTGCTGGAGCAGTTGAAGTATCAAACTTCGTTCGTCCAACAATGCCTAAGAATGGGATACCAACAAACTCATGA
- a CDS encoding branched-chain amino acid ABC transporter permease, with product MKKAGKVHKPITTRKRLFLFVLFGWLLLILGDRVGDLELYQGSFVATYALGITSVILLTGYSGQLSLGQSALMAVGAYAGALSIFNAGWHPVIGLIMSALVAGVFGLILGLIAARLSGPYLAGTTLALAISLPTLANQFPILGAEEGIVFDVGLPPARFGEDFSQYKWFFWISSLAALIMVFFIVNLLSSRYGRTFKAVRDNPVAAQLAGINVGRLKVNAFAISSGVAGLSGGLLVMLISGVSPSAFPLSLSFSLLGAAVVTGLYSLKGVILGGLVLVAIPEIADSLVSRIGGSEGFTTVLPGFIVSALLILAVVFTPNGPGHLLKKHH from the coding sequence GTGAAGAAAGCTGGCAAGGTGCATAAACCAATAACAACAAGAAAGCGTTTATTTTTATTTGTTTTGTTTGGCTGGCTATTACTAATTTTAGGAGACCGAGTAGGTGATCTTGAGTTGTATCAAGGCTCATTTGTTGCCACTTATGCCTTAGGAATAACTTCAGTGATTTTACTTACTGGTTACAGCGGACAATTATCCCTAGGACAGAGTGCATTGATGGCAGTGGGTGCATACGCAGGAGCACTTTCTATATTTAATGCTGGTTGGCACCCAGTTATTGGTTTGATTATGTCAGCGCTTGTTGCTGGAGTATTTGGTTTGATTTTGGGTTTAATTGCAGCAAGATTAAGTGGTCCATATTTAGCTGGAACCACATTGGCCTTAGCAATTTCACTACCAACTCTTGCCAATCAATTTCCAATCTTGGGAGCGGAAGAGGGAATTGTTTTTGATGTTGGCTTACCACCAGCAAGATTTGGCGAAGATTTCTCACAGTACAAATGGTTTTTTTGGATAAGTTCACTTGCTGCATTAATTATGGTTTTCTTTATTGTTAATTTACTTTCTTCCAGGTATGGCAGAACTTTTAAAGCAGTAAGAGATAATCCTGTTGCAGCCCAGCTGGCTGGAATTAATGTTGGGCGATTAAAGGTGAATGCATTTGCAATTAGCTCTGGGGTGGCGGGTTTATCTGGGGGTTTGCTGGTAATGCTAATTAGCGGGGTCTCTCCGAGCGCTTTCCCGCTTAGTCTCTCCTTTTCTCTGCTGGGAGCCGCCGTTGTTACTGGCCTGTACAGCCTAAAGGGTGTCATTCTTGGGGGGTTGGTGCTGGTTGCTATACCTGAAATCGCCGATTCGTTAGTATCTCGTATTGGAGGTTCGGAAGGCTTTACCACGGTGTTGCCGGGATTTATCGTGAGTGCGCTGCTGATCTTGGCAGTGGTGTTCACGCCAAATGGTCCAGGGCATCTACTCAAAAAGCATCACTAA
- a CDS encoding branched-chain amino acid ABC transporter permease, whose protein sequence is MTQFITAVLTSLTSGAIYALMAIAIVLVWRSTRVINFAQAGQAVLTTYIGYTVIQRTGSFWIALVVAVVSGAVIGAVIDRFFMRPIFKRVKSGPIVMIAPVVATLGLLGIIQAVIGFVWGITNQSIEAPVSTGGYKIMGTVIAFSNYNLLVLVFVAIAMLLLTLLFQKTNIGLALRASAYSPEIAKLSGIKVDSVRTLGWAIAGASGGLAGMLYIPGYFLYPNAMDLLLVLGFIAAVIGGLESLFGAVAGAMILGFAIIFSTTYISPKLFFPTAFIVLILVLLVKPAGLFAPKKSRGA, encoded by the coding sequence ATGACGCAATTTATTACTGCAGTTCTCACATCCCTAACATCTGGTGCAATTTACGCCTTGATGGCCATTGCAATAGTTTTAGTATGGCGGTCAACGCGTGTAATTAACTTTGCTCAAGCTGGCCAAGCTGTTTTAACAACCTATATTGGCTACACAGTTATTCAACGAACTGGTTCATTCTGGATTGCCCTAGTGGTGGCAGTAGTAAGTGGAGCAGTAATTGGAGCTGTTATAGATAGATTCTTTATGCGTCCGATATTCAAGCGGGTTAAATCTGGGCCAATTGTGATGATTGCACCAGTTGTGGCAACCCTTGGTTTGCTCGGAATAATTCAAGCAGTGATCGGATTTGTTTGGGGCATTACAAACCAATCAATTGAAGCGCCAGTATCAACTGGTGGTTACAAGATAATGGGAACTGTAATCGCATTTAGTAATTACAATCTATTAGTTTTAGTCTTTGTGGCGATTGCTATGCTGCTTTTAACTCTTTTATTCCAAAAAACAAATATTGGATTAGCGCTGCGGGCATCTGCATACTCACCAGAGATTGCAAAATTATCTGGAATTAAGGTGGACTCAGTTCGCACCTTAGGTTGGGCAATTGCTGGAGCATCTGGTGGCTTAGCTGGCATGCTTTATATACCTGGTTACTTCTTATATCCGAATGCTATGGACCTGTTACTAGTCCTCGGTTTTATTGCAGCTGTTATCGGTGGGCTAGAGAGTTTGTTTGGCGCAGTAGCTGGCGCCATGATTTTAGGTTTTGCAATTATCTTCTCAACGACATACATCAGTCCTAAATTATTTTTCCCTACCGCATTTATAGTTTTAATCTTAGTTTTACTAGTTAAACCAGCTGGGCTCTTTGCGCCAAAGAAGAGTCGAGGTGCCTAA